A genomic window from Xyrauchen texanus isolate HMW12.3.18 chromosome 15, RBS_HiC_50CHRs, whole genome shotgun sequence includes:
- the LOC127655440 gene encoding free fatty acid receptor 3-like: MVLTVALSNLVLAVFGFTLITGLPANILAFYTFFKKVRQRPTPIDVLLLSLTISDLIFLFFLPFRMVEAANMKWTLPYFLCPLSGFIFYATIYNSTFHLTAISVERYLGVAFPIKYKLKRKPLNAVIASVIFWVVSMAHCSIVYIMQYHNNSNPNFTDPSQRNTCYDEFSPEQLKILLPVRLELFAVLFCAPFLISCFCYIKFIHILSNLPNLNHKKRLRAIGMALGTLLVFIICFLPYNVSHVVGYVGNYSPDWRVYALLTSTFNACLDPFIFYFSSSALRGTFRNVLREMVRRLTLPCCRFGLYCPLLNCVNSDEKTPSSTDSTL, encoded by the coding sequence ATGGTGTTGACTGTGGCCCTCAGTAACCTGGTGTTAGCGGTGTTTGGATTTACTCTGATCACTGGCCTTCCAGCCAACATCCTGGCTTTCTACACCTTCTTCAAGAAGGTTCGCCAGCGGCCCACCCCCATAGATGTCCTGTTGCTCAGTTTAACTATTTCGGACCtgatcttcctcttcttcctGCCATTTCGTATGGTGGAGGCGGCAAACATGAAATGGACACTGCCGTACTTCCTCTGCCCGCTGTCGGGTTTCATCTTCTACGCCACAATCTACAACAGCACCTTCCATCTGACGGCCATCAGCGTGGAGCGCTACCTGGGCGTGGCTTTCCCCATAAAATACAAGCTAAAACGCAAACCCCTGAATGCAGTGATAGCCAGCGTTATATTCTGGGTGGTATCCATGGCGCACTGCAGTATCGTCTATATCATGCAATACCATAATAATTCTAACCCCAACTTCACAGATCCATCCCAGCGGAATACTTGTTATGATGAATTCAGCCCCGAACAACTCAAAATCCTCTTGCCGGTACGCTTGGAGCTTTTCGCAGTGCTGTTCTGCGCGCCTTTCCTCATCAGCTGCTTCTGCTACATCAAGTTCATTCATATCCTCTCCAATCTACCCAACCTCAACCACAAGAAGCGACTCAGGGCAATTGGGATGGCACTGGGAACGCTTCTGGTCTTCATTATCTGTTTCTTGCCCTACAATGTGTCGCATGTGGTGGGATATGTGGGCAATTACAGCCCTGACTGGCGAGTGTATGCGCTGCTCACCAGCACGTTTAACGCATGTCTTGACCCATTCATATTTTACTTCTCCTCCTCAGCACTCAGAGGGACTTTCAGGAACGTCTTGCGAGAAATGGTCAGGCGGCTGACCCTGCCCTGCTGTCGTTTTGGTCTCTACTGCCCCCTGTTGAACTGTGTGAATTCAGACGAGAAAACTCCGAGCTCAACTGACAGCACCCTCTAA